The following proteins are encoded in a genomic region of Trueperaceae bacterium:
- a CDS encoding tRNA 2-thiouridine(34) synthase MnmA, with product MSGGVDSSVATALLNEQGFEVVGSMLRFWSDERPSEAFSLCCSPEAAYDARRIADRLEIPFYLLDHRKEFEEIVVEPFVPTYLRGETPNPCVWCNRFIKFGSLIEKARMLDCEFMATGHYVRRVDGQGGPELWRGVDSGKDQTYFLWALPRGILPYLLFPLGELDKPTVRKLARERGLETAEKPGSSGLCFVTDSVRHYLDSETSFNPGPVVDIASGDVIGEHRGIQYYTVGQKRHLGLFQSHQSRFVVGFSKKENTVFVGTRNICHWDRLIAEQANYLLDIDSLPRRVMAQVRYRQSPLPATIVRKWAEGFELQFDEPVFAVTIGQSAVLYEDDRLLGGGVITYRGGTPQEGQ from the coding sequence ATGTCAGGTGGAGTTGATTCGTCAGTAGCAACCGCCTTGCTCAATGAACAAGGCTTTGAAGTAGTTGGTTCTATGTTGCGATTCTGGTCTGATGAGCGTCCTTCAGAAGCTTTTAGTCTCTGTTGCAGTCCAGAAGCCGCCTATGATGCCAGGCGCATTGCGGATCGCCTAGAAATTCCCTTTTATCTTCTAGATCATCGTAAAGAGTTTGAGGAGATAGTTGTTGAACCATTTGTCCCTACTTATCTTAGGGGCGAAACGCCGAATCCTTGTGTTTGGTGTAATCGTTTCATCAAGTTTGGTTCTTTGATTGAAAAAGCTCGAATGCTCGACTGCGAATTCATGGCTACTGGGCATTATGTAAGACGTGTTGACGGACAAGGTGGCCCTGAACTCTGGCGGGGAGTAGATTCTGGGAAAGATCAAACTTATTTTTTATGGGCCTTACCAAGAGGAATTCTTCCGTACTTACTTTTTCCTTTAGGTGAATTAGACAAGCCCACTGTTCGTAAGTTAGCACGGGAAAGAGGATTAGAGACAGCCGAAAAACCTGGATCTAGCGGTCTTTGTTTTGTTACAGATTCTGTCCGACACTATCTGGATAGTGAAACATCATTCAACCCAGGTCCTGTAGTCGATATCGCGTCTGGTGACGTAATTGGGGAACATAGAGGGATTCAATATTATACGGTTGGGCAAAAGCGCCATCTCGGACTTTTCCAATCTCATCAAAGCCGCTTTGTCGTGGGGTTTTCCAAAAAAGAGAACACCGTGTTTGTGGGAACACGCAATATATGTCACTGGGATCGCCTCATCGCAGAGCAGGCTAATTATCTACTTGATATTGATTCATTGCCAAGGCGAGTGATGGCACAGGTTAGATATCGGCAGAGTCCGTTACCAGCTACAATAGTGCGGAAATGGGCCGAGGGTTTCGAACTTCAATTTGATGAGCCTGTTTTTGCTGTCACTATAGGGCAATCAGCCGTACTCTACGAGGATGATAGACTGCTCGGTGGTGGAGTGATAACTTATAGAGGTGGAACTCCTCAAGAGGGGCAATAG
- the recJ gene encoding single-stranded-DNA-specific exonuclease RecJ, producing MKDPQLIGEQAGRHEVLWSLPPPAPPDAIIPLCRELRIPPIIASVLWTRGFKEKAAEDLYPKLTPCPLPGIEEAVDLIQHTLQSHKRILIHGDYDADGISATAILKLGLEELGGNVQIHIPNRLTEGYGIHLDRVEEHISRADLIITVDCGISNIEEINQLKRSGVDVIVTDHHQPGQQLPDAILVHPLLANQSKINDALLTGAGVAFHLLWALHKKLGLPDPLKYTDIAALGTIADVAPLLGDNRALVREGLECLGNTTWPGLQASLKIAGIQGAPTARDIAFTIAPRINAAGRLGEADLGLELLTTKSTRRAHELSTYLEARNSDRRHLQNTMYDQALKMVDPDAPAIVLADETWHPGVIGIVASKLVDQYLQPVFLSAKGKGSVRSPPGISAVAALQEAKDHLTRFGGHEQAAGFTIESAKFSAFREAIYGYTRSRPTPKPTLDLDAFIGPEDINRDLLKGIKKLEPLGEKIPPPRFVLTGALSKVKAVGKNLNTLQIQCNNLKGVAWQKGFLASELSEGSKVNLAISLRENFWQGKSTIEFTADQIRQESPLLPRSKTKTPNIRRGAPIDLSGSLAGSAAAPVEGKPICIKDLNFSDPFSASLSIQKEVLKGTTIFFDLSSVVITAIKQHASELPTLGEVRTGFVRLQQGKKISPNDRKQTLIGKILGELRLIDEKGFARKGQKRNPYDSETLLAALLEKYRLQGLVNAYLYADDEVFASTVKSLFS from the coding sequence GTGAAAGATCCTCAGCTAATTGGCGAGCAGGCCGGTCGCCACGAAGTTTTGTGGTCCCTTCCGCCACCGGCACCACCAGACGCCATAATCCCCCTTTGTCGTGAACTAAGAATCCCACCAATAATAGCGAGCGTTCTTTGGACACGTGGGTTCAAGGAAAAAGCTGCTGAGGACCTCTATCCTAAACTGACACCCTGCCCATTACCAGGTATCGAAGAGGCTGTTGACCTTATCCAACACACCTTGCAATCGCATAAACGCATTCTGATTCATGGAGATTACGATGCAGATGGTATCAGCGCGACAGCTATTCTGAAGCTAGGCTTGGAGGAACTCGGCGGAAATGTCCAGATTCATATTCCTAACAGATTGACTGAAGGCTATGGAATACATTTGGACCGAGTCGAGGAGCACATTTCGCGAGCAGACCTAATAATTACTGTCGATTGTGGAATCTCTAATATTGAGGAAATTAATCAGCTTAAGAGGTCTGGAGTGGATGTAATTGTCACTGATCACCATCAGCCAGGGCAACAACTACCTGATGCGATATTAGTACACCCACTCTTAGCTAACCAAAGTAAAATTAATGATGCTTTACTAACCGGCGCAGGCGTAGCTTTCCACCTTTTATGGGCGCTCCACAAAAAACTTGGCCTACCCGACCCACTCAAGTACACTGACATTGCGGCTCTAGGCACTATTGCTGATGTAGCACCATTGCTTGGGGACAACCGCGCCCTGGTTCGCGAAGGGCTGGAATGCCTAGGCAACACTACATGGCCAGGTTTACAGGCGAGCCTGAAAATAGCAGGAATCCAAGGTGCGCCAACTGCTAGAGATATAGCATTCACAATCGCACCGAGAATTAATGCTGCAGGTAGGCTAGGAGAGGCAGATCTTGGCTTAGAATTACTTACTACGAAATCAACACGAAGAGCGCATGAACTATCAACCTATTTGGAAGCCCGGAACTCAGACCGACGTCACCTGCAAAATACAATGTATGACCAGGCCCTGAAGATGGTCGATCCAGATGCTCCAGCAATCGTTCTCGCTGATGAAACCTGGCACCCAGGCGTCATAGGGATAGTCGCAAGCAAACTTGTAGACCAATATCTTCAACCAGTTTTTCTTTCCGCGAAAGGGAAAGGTAGCGTACGTTCTCCTCCCGGCATTTCAGCTGTAGCCGCTCTCCAAGAAGCTAAAGACCATTTAACTCGCTTTGGCGGACACGAACAGGCAGCAGGATTCACAATAGAATCAGCAAAGTTTTCCGCTTTTAGAGAAGCTATATACGGTTATACGAGAAGCCGCCCAACCCCAAAGCCTACCCTAGATCTAGATGCATTTATCGGACCAGAGGATATTAATCGAGATCTGTTGAAGGGAATCAAAAAGCTAGAACCTCTTGGAGAAAAAATTCCCCCGCCCAGATTTGTACTTACTGGCGCGCTTAGTAAGGTAAAAGCTGTTGGCAAAAACCTTAATACGCTCCAAATTCAGTGCAACAACCTCAAAGGGGTAGCTTGGCAAAAGGGGTTCCTTGCATCAGAATTAAGCGAGGGTTCCAAGGTGAATCTCGCAATTTCACTGCGAGAAAATTTTTGGCAGGGGAAATCAACTATCGAGTTTACAGCTGACCAAATTCGCCAAGAATCCCCCTTACTCCCCCGCAGCAAAACAAAAACACCCAACATCCGACGTGGTGCTCCTATAGACTTATCAGGAAGTTTGGCAGGATCAGCTGCCGCTCCAGTTGAAGGCAAACCCATTTGCATCAAAGATCTAAACTTTAGCGACCCTTTCAGCGCTTCTCTTTCTATACAGAAAGAGGTCTTGAAAGGCACTACGATCTTTTTCGACCTCTCATCGGTTGTTATCACAGCTATTAAACAGCATGCTTCAGAACTCCCGACCTTGGGCGAAGTCCGTACGGGCTTCGTACGACTGCAACAGGGAAAAAAAATTAGTCCTAATGACCGCAAACAAACGCTTATCGGAAAAATTCTTGGGGAGCTTCGGCTCATTGACGAAAAAGGGTTTGCTCGAAAGGGCCAAAAGCGGAACCCCTACGATTCAGAAACTCTTTTAGCAGCACTCCTTGAAAAATATCGACTACAAGGCCTGGTCAATGCTTATCTTTATGCCGATGATGAAGTTTTTGCTAGCACGGTAAAATCACTCTTTTCATAG
- a CDS encoding arginine--tRNA ligase encodes MPDVQKALEEALIKVVSNKWSQKIEVLVQEVPPNKPGDFGSPVAFSLAQVLKMNPSLIAEEIVAHLELPEGIERVEASGPYINVFVNPRIYVPSVISTAIIDSESKGKVIVEHTSVNPNKEAHVGHLRNIVLGDATARILAAVGYDVEVQNYIDDTGRQAAESLFAIDYFDSSYDGIQKYDHWLGELYVRLGQAKAEDDEAINVGVQAVMDRLERGELRDKVSEVVRSQLETCHKLGVEYDLLVWESDVIQAGFLDRGLSIVSESQYVSRPIDGKYAGALVMDVSEFIPGLEEPNVVLVRSDGNAMYVAKDIGYQFWKAGLFEGLQYSRLYNQPSGRPIYTSVPKGATSPDSRKFAHGDQIINVIGVEQSHPQILVRAALGLSGTEEATAACQGSRHLAYELVTLEGQAMSGRKGISLAADEVISEAIYRARALMEEKTPDLDCIDEVARQVGVGALRFSLLKSEARRAIDFRWDLALSLQGDSAPYIQYAHARACSILRAGSKVGLDIGLADWNQIGSLEVKLAQVLARLPRVVKVAARDLAPHLVAQYALDLAAAWNSYYNHKGLDGKSDTQVIRAAPGLREARYGLVERVSYSLKSSLFFLGIEAPERM; translated from the coding sequence ATGCCAGATGTCCAGAAGGCCCTAGAAGAGGCTCTAATAAAGGTTGTCAGTAATAAATGGTCGCAAAAAATAGAGGTTCTTGTCCAGGAAGTGCCTCCGAATAAGCCAGGGGATTTTGGTTCTCCCGTTGCTTTCAGCCTTGCCCAGGTCCTAAAAATGAACCCAAGCTTAATCGCTGAAGAAATTGTTGCTCACCTTGAATTACCTGAGGGAATTGAACGGGTGGAAGCCAGCGGCCCATATATCAACGTTTTTGTGAATCCAAGGATTTACGTGCCATCTGTAATCAGTACAGCAATCATTGACTCGGAGAGTAAGGGTAAAGTCATTGTCGAGCACACAAGCGTCAACCCAAATAAAGAGGCTCATGTTGGTCACCTACGGAATATTGTCTTAGGAGACGCTACCGCTAGGATTTTAGCTGCGGTTGGTTACGACGTAGAGGTGCAAAACTATATTGACGATACCGGGCGACAAGCAGCAGAGAGTCTTTTTGCAATAGATTATTTTGATAGTTCGTATGACGGTATTCAGAAATATGATCACTGGCTTGGCGAATTATATGTCCGACTTGGTCAGGCCAAGGCAGAAGATGATGAAGCTATAAATGTCGGCGTGCAGGCGGTTATGGATCGCCTTGAGAGAGGCGAATTGAGGGATAAGGTTAGTGAAGTGGTCCGTTCTCAGCTTGAGACATGTCACAAACTTGGTGTCGAATACGATCTGTTGGTCTGGGAGTCAGATGTAATTCAGGCTGGTTTTCTAGATAGAGGTCTTTCAATTGTCTCTGAAAGCCAATATGTCAGCCGCCCAATCGATGGTAAATACGCGGGAGCTTTGGTGATGGACGTAAGCGAATTCATTCCGGGTCTTGAGGAGCCTAATGTAGTTCTAGTACGAAGTGATGGTAATGCTATGTACGTTGCTAAAGATATCGGTTACCAGTTTTGGAAAGCAGGTCTATTCGAGGGGCTCCAATATTCACGCCTTTACAACCAACCTTCGGGTCGACCGATTTACACCAGTGTCCCGAAGGGTGCAACCTCACCTGACAGTCGTAAGTTTGCGCATGGTGACCAGATCATAAATGTTATTGGAGTAGAACAATCTCACCCACAAATCCTTGTGAGGGCAGCCTTGGGTCTATCTGGTACTGAGGAGGCAACTGCGGCATGTCAAGGCTCACGGCATTTGGCTTATGAACTGGTTACTCTCGAAGGTCAAGCAATGAGTGGTCGTAAGGGCATTTCGCTTGCCGCAGATGAGGTTATTTCTGAAGCGATTTATCGAGCTCGGGCATTGATGGAGGAAAAAACACCTGATCTTGATTGTATTGATGAGGTAGCTCGGCAAGTTGGAGTTGGCGCCCTTCGATTTAGCTTGCTTAAGAGTGAAGCTAGGCGAGCTATAGACTTTCGCTGGGATCTTGCTCTCTCCTTGCAGGGAGATTCTGCGCCTTATATCCAGTATGCCCATGCTCGTGCTTGTAGCATCCTCCGAGCTGGGTCAAAGGTCGGCCTAGATATAGGATTGGCTGATTGGAATCAAATAGGATCACTGGAAGTAAAATTGGCCCAGGTTCTAGCCCGGTTGCCTAGGGTGGTTAAAGTCGCTGCTCGTGATCTAGCTCCTCATTTAGTTGCCCAGTATGCCCTCGATCTCGCTGCTGCATGGAATAGCTACTACAATCACAAAGGCCTGGATGGAAAATCAGATACCCAAGTTATACGTGCGGCCCCTGGGCTAAGAGAGGCTCGTTACGGTCTAGTTGAACGGGTTAGTTACTCTCTAAAATCTTCTCTTTTTTTCCTTGGAATTGAAGCCCCGGAGCGTATGTGA
- the lon gene encoding endopeptidase La: MTEANEPPDFDKVIPVCPVRASVLYPSMVMPIDAGRPISIQAINAAIDREHTIVIASQKDREVEEPGPEDLFRIGTVCNIMRMKKNPDGGIQMLVRAFARVRIVDYITSDGLIEAKIESLDIPDGDDVILEAAYRELKEKFAELVEAGSRNLQTDVAQFVLNLEDPGQFADYISFHLDFRIEDKQAVLESESVAERLRKVLLLIDTELELQETQRRLQREVKDEIDRNQREYFLREQIKALQKELNGSAEEDDEIEAFNNKLTELDLPEAAMKEAQRELNRLARMHPDSAEASVIRTYLTTIIELPWNIRSEDVLEMTKAGVILDEDHYGLDKVKDRVLEYLAVRKLKADQAERGQLDDNEINRGPILLFVGPPGVGKTSIAKSIAKALGREYVRISLGGARDESDIRGHRRTYIGSMPGRILQGIRQAGTKNPVFLLDEVDKLGISYQGDPSSALLEVLDPAQNNSFVDHYLGVPFDLSEVLFVSTANFAQQIPEALMDRMELIEFSSYIEYEKLEIAKRYLVPRQIRENGLEKRQIRISDSALSRLVTAYTREAGVRNLERTIGTVARKAARRIADGKVKRVRITERGLESLLGPERFTPESEAEDNLVGVATGMYYTPVGGDILFVESSVTQGKGGLVLTGQLGEVMKESARAALTYAKRNAQRFGIGQDLLDENELHIHLPAGAVPKEGPSAGLALATSLISALTDVPVRKDVAMTGEVTLRGRVLPIGGLKEKILGAKRAGIRHILYPGKNLPDMKDIPNHLKKSLHLHNVDHLDEVLDYALVGGLKALEKNAKTKNKISRKKPEKPQAPAQA, encoded by the coding sequence ATGACCGAAGCGAACGAACCTCCCGATTTTGACAAGGTCATCCCTGTATGCCCAGTACGGGCATCAGTTCTTTATCCAAGTATGGTCATGCCTATCGATGCTGGGAGGCCAATATCGATTCAGGCGATAAACGCAGCTATTGATCGGGAACACACTATCGTGATTGCGAGCCAGAAAGATCGGGAGGTCGAAGAGCCAGGGCCAGAAGATCTATTCCGCATTGGTACTGTCTGCAATATCATGAGAATGAAGAAAAACCCAGATGGTGGAATACAAATGCTAGTGCGAGCATTTGCCCGAGTACGGATAGTAGACTATATAACCTCAGATGGATTAATTGAGGCTAAAATCGAGAGTCTGGATATACCTGATGGTGACGATGTCATCCTCGAAGCTGCTTACAGAGAGCTAAAGGAGAAATTCGCAGAGTTGGTCGAAGCGGGTAGCCGCAACCTACAAACAGATGTGGCCCAGTTTGTACTTAATTTAGAAGACCCTGGACAATTTGCGGACTACATTTCTTTCCACCTAGACTTCCGTATCGAAGACAAACAAGCAGTTCTTGAATCTGAAAGTGTCGCAGAACGACTAAGGAAAGTGCTGCTGCTCATAGACACAGAGCTAGAACTGCAAGAAACACAACGGCGTCTACAACGCGAGGTTAAGGACGAAATAGACCGAAATCAAAGAGAATATTTTCTTCGGGAACAAATCAAGGCCTTGCAAAAGGAACTCAACGGCTCGGCAGAAGAAGACGACGAGATTGAAGCATTCAACAATAAACTTACTGAACTAGACCTTCCTGAGGCAGCTATGAAGGAGGCTCAAAGAGAACTTAATCGCCTAGCAAGAATGCATCCAGACTCTGCAGAAGCGTCGGTTATCAGGACGTATCTCACAACGATCATAGAATTACCATGGAACATCCGGAGTGAAGATGTTCTTGAGATGACAAAGGCGGGAGTGATCCTTGACGAGGATCATTATGGCCTTGACAAAGTTAAGGACCGAGTCCTTGAATATCTTGCCGTCAGAAAACTGAAAGCCGACCAAGCGGAACGTGGTCAACTAGATGACAATGAAATCAACAGAGGCCCAATTTTGTTATTTGTTGGGCCACCTGGAGTAGGAAAAACGTCCATAGCCAAATCAATTGCTAAAGCACTGGGTAGGGAGTACGTACGAATATCACTAGGAGGCGCTCGTGACGAAAGTGATATTCGAGGCCACAGAAGAACATATATCGGCTCCATGCCTGGACGAATCCTACAGGGCATAAGACAAGCCGGCACAAAGAATCCAGTATTTTTACTCGATGAAGTAGATAAGCTTGGAATCTCGTATCAAGGAGATCCCTCGAGCGCTCTATTGGAAGTGCTTGACCCTGCACAGAACAATAGCTTTGTTGATCACTACCTAGGAGTTCCATTCGATCTTTCAGAGGTACTGTTTGTTTCTACGGCAAACTTCGCACAACAAATCCCGGAAGCACTGATGGATCGAATGGAACTAATCGAATTCTCGAGCTATATCGAATACGAAAAGCTTGAAATCGCTAAACGCTATCTCGTTCCACGACAAATCCGGGAGAACGGTCTCGAAAAGCGTCAGATCAGAATCAGCGATAGCGCTTTATCTAGACTAGTTACCGCATATACTCGCGAGGCTGGAGTGAGAAACCTTGAGCGTACTATAGGCACGGTTGCTCGAAAGGCAGCCCGTAGGATCGCTGATGGGAAAGTAAAACGCGTGCGAATAACCGAACGAGGTTTAGAGAGTCTTCTTGGACCAGAACGTTTTACCCCTGAAAGCGAAGCAGAAGATAACCTTGTCGGGGTAGCTACGGGCATGTATTACACGCCCGTTGGAGGCGACATTCTCTTCGTTGAGTCTTCGGTCACGCAGGGCAAGGGTGGATTAGTCCTTACTGGCCAACTCGGTGAGGTTATGAAGGAATCCGCGCGAGCTGCGTTAACCTATGCGAAACGTAATGCTCAACGTTTTGGCATAGGGCAAGACCTTCTCGACGAAAACGAACTTCACATTCATCTTCCTGCTGGAGCGGTTCCCAAAGAAGGGCCTAGCGCAGGTCTGGCCCTTGCTACTTCCTTAATAAGCGCTCTCACGGATGTTCCAGTCCGAAAAGACGTAGCAATGACTGGAGAAGTCACTCTCCGAGGCCGAGTCCTGCCTATCGGTGGTTTGAAAGAAAAGATTCTTGGGGCTAAACGAGCCGGGATCCGTCACATCCTCTATCCAGGGAAAAACCTTCCCGACATGAAGGATATTCCTAACCACCTTAAGAAAAGTCTACATTTGCATAATGTAGACCATCTTGACGAAGTCTTGGATTACGCACTAGTCGGTGGCCTAAAAGCATTAGAAAAAAATGCCAAGACGAAAAATAAAATATCTCGAAAAAAGCCCGAAAAGCCCCAAGCTCCAGCACAGGCCTAA
- a CDS encoding triose-phosphate isomerase, translating into MTPLIAGNWKMQKSPSEALAWLEGFIGDLTKINYSHADILLNVPATHIASLAKCLGESPVTLGGQDLSEHDEGAFTGEISGSMLRDAGATFVLVGHSERRQYHHENDELVNRKIQAARRHDLVPILCVGETKSQRDEGHAIQVVLKQLRTALNGVELRHHDDCAIAYEPVWAIGTGQTATATDAQEMLSVIRNDLKGLFPDLADKIRLLYGGSMNPENSHELLDMDDINGGLIGGSSLEQESLLAIIRSAR; encoded by the coding sequence ATTACTCCACTCATCGCAGGTAACTGGAAAATGCAAAAATCTCCCAGCGAAGCCTTGGCTTGGCTAGAAGGGTTCATCGGCGACCTCACAAAAATTAACTATAGCCATGCCGATATCCTCCTTAACGTCCCTGCCACCCATATTGCATCCTTAGCAAAGTGTTTGGGGGAATCCCCAGTAACTTTAGGTGGACAGGACCTAAGCGAACATGACGAAGGTGCTTTCACAGGAGAAATATCGGGGTCAATGCTAAGAGATGCGGGTGCTACATTTGTTCTGGTAGGACACTCCGAACGGCGACAGTATCATCATGAAAATGACGAACTAGTAAACCGCAAAATACAAGCCGCACGCCGACATGATTTAGTGCCAATACTATGTGTCGGAGAAACGAAATCCCAGCGTGATGAGGGTCACGCAATCCAAGTCGTATTGAAACAGTTGCGCACGGCGCTAAACGGGGTTGAATTGCGTCATCATGACGACTGTGCCATTGCTTATGAGCCGGTTTGGGCCATAGGCACAGGCCAAACCGCCACTGCAACTGATGCGCAAGAAATGCTATCTGTTATCCGCAACGACCTTAAAGGACTATTCCCTGACCTAGCAGACAAGATTAGATTGTTGTACGGAGGTAGCATGAATCCTGAAAATAGCCACGAGTTGCTTGATATGGACGACATTAATGGCGGCTTAATAGGAGGATCTAGTTTAGAACAAGAGTCACTATTAGCGATTATACGGTCAGCTAGATGA
- a CDS encoding aminopeptidase → MFKEVQKEGAEALLVTNPANIRYLSGFTSPEDAIVLILPRRAVLVTDGRYIAQAAEESSLEVKITRPWLEWVIKELDGKTLAIESEHMAIATFDELRTHLEVEPVRVSGLIEKQRLNKNDSELEFLKQAAEITDAAFSHILGFIEPGRQEIEIALELESFIRLAGATTSFEIIVASGPRTAMPHGLASQRVMESGELVTLDFGAKVSGYHADMTRTVSLGKPSNSHRAIYEEVLKTQLASLEAIASGVSCAHLDQLARSQFRQAGLADQFSHSLGHGVGLEIHEAPFLSANSSDMLDSGMVVTVEPGVYFPGDVGVRIEDLVAITNSGAEILSKSEKNLLEL, encoded by the coding sequence ATGTTCAAGGAGGTTCAAAAAGAGGGTGCAGAAGCTCTTCTAGTAACTAACCCTGCCAATATTCGTTATCTTTCTGGGTTCACCTCACCTGAAGACGCTATCGTGTTAATCCTCCCTCGTCGTGCTGTCTTAGTCACTGACGGGCGATACATTGCACAAGCTGCTGAGGAATCTAGCCTAGAAGTTAAAATTACTCGACCCTGGCTTGAGTGGGTAATAAAAGAGCTTGATGGAAAGACGCTTGCCATAGAATCTGAGCATATGGCAATTGCCACTTTTGATGAGTTAAGAACACATTTAGAAGTAGAACCTGTTCGCGTATCGGGCCTTATAGAGAAGCAACGCCTTAACAAAAATGACTCAGAGTTAGAATTTTTAAAACAGGCAGCTGAGATTACTGATGCTGCCTTTTCACATATACTCGGGTTTATTGAACCTGGACGTCAGGAAATCGAAATCGCTTTAGAGCTTGAGAGTTTTATACGATTAGCAGGCGCCACGACAAGCTTCGAAATAATCGTAGCAAGTGGACCACGAACTGCCATGCCTCACGGCCTTGCATCCCAACGAGTTATGGAATCAGGAGAACTCGTAACTCTTGACTTTGGAGCTAAAGTATCAGGCTATCACGCAGACATGACTCGAACAGTTTCCCTAGGTAAACCATCAAACTCACACCGCGCTATTTACGAAGAGGTCTTGAAAACCCAGCTTGCGTCTTTAGAGGCAATCGCCTCAGGTGTCAGCTGCGCACATCTTGACCAATTAGCCCGGAGCCAATTCAGACAAGCAGGTCTTGCGGATCAGTTCTCACATAGCCTTGGACACGGCGTCGGCTTGGAGATCCACGAAGCTCCTTTCCTATCTGCAAACTCCTCTGACATGCTCGACTCCGGCATGGTGGTGACAGTTGAACCAGGCGTATATTTTCCTGGAGATGTAGGTGTGAGAATCGAAGACTTGGTAGCAATCACGAATTCTGGAGCAGAAATTTTGAGCAAAAGCGAGAAAAATCTTTTAGAGCTTTAA
- a CDS encoding phosphohexose mutase: MDELVFGTDGWRDVIGDRFTFVNVGRVAQGYADHLVESGASRVIVGYDTRFNGHLFAQRVAEVLATNGLEVLISDGPIPAPVLSFAVVQHGAGGGVMLTASHNPPSYNGFKLKGAYGGTATDNVYQDVARRVTTTRPEDVRREQGKQYFEHLDIKESYFRHLSQLVDLDVISTLYGTVIHDAMGGAGGVWIAEFIEFLGLENIRILGRRNSPDPMFSGVNPEPIPTNLVSLTTELSIEPSRNIMFATATDGDSDRLGLVLPGGAYFNSHQIFSVLVDLFARRGATGRVVKSFSVSRVVELLAHARGLDVLETRVGFKYIAEAMLKEDVLVGGEESGGIGVTGHIPERDGIANSLLLIEAVGRAGVPLNEIFESIQREVGWVHAYDRLDLKLTTNLNKDLAMSSLSQLSNSFLGRAINSVERRDGIKINLEGGAWLLVRASGTEPLLRIYCEAQTVGEVERILDGAKQFFSTVSNN; this comes from the coding sequence ATGGATGAATTGGTATTTGGTACTGACGGTTGGCGTGACGTTATTGGTGACCGGTTTACCTTTGTCAATGTTGGTCGTGTAGCTCAGGGATACGCAGACCACCTGGTTGAGTCCGGGGCTTCTCGCGTAATTGTAGGTTACGACACCCGTTTTAATGGACATCTCTTTGCTCAACGAGTTGCAGAAGTATTGGCGACTAATGGTCTTGAAGTTTTGATCTCGGATGGTCCAATTCCAGCTCCTGTTTTGTCCTTTGCAGTGGTTCAACACGGTGCTGGGGGAGGAGTTATGCTAACTGCCTCCCACAATCCCCCTTCTTATAATGGTTTCAAGTTGAAAGGGGCTTATGGTGGAACTGCGACGGATAACGTTTATCAAGATGTTGCTAGGAGGGTTACAACCACTCGTCCTGAAGATGTCCGTCGCGAACAGGGAAAACAATACTTCGAACATTTAGATATTAAAGAATCGTACTTTCGGCACTTGTCTCAACTGGTTGATTTAGACGTGATTTCGACGCTTTATGGAACTGTGATTCATGATGCGATGGGTGGGGCAGGTGGGGTATGGATTGCCGAGTTCATCGAATTTCTGGGTCTTGAAAACATTCGTATTCTTGGTAGGCGTAACTCTCCCGATCCAATGTTTTCCGGGGTTAATCCAGAACCTATTCCAACTAATCTGGTATCGCTTACGACTGAATTATCTATTGAGCCAAGTCGTAATATAATGTTTGCCACTGCTACCGATGGTGATAGTGACCGTTTAGGCTTAGTTCTTCCTGGTGGAGCTTACTTTAATTCCCATCAGATATTTTCTGTGCTTGTAGACTTATTCGCTCGTAGAGGCGCTACTGGAAGGGTAGTGAAGTCCTTTTCTGTATCGAGAGTGGTAGAACTTCTGGCGCATGCCCGGGGTTTAGACGTATTAGAGACCCGGGTCGGGTTTAAATATATTGCCGAGGCTATGCTTAAGGAAGACGTTTTGGTAGGAGGGGAGGAGTCTGGTGGAATAGGGGTGACAGGTCACATTCCAGAACGAGATGGTATTGCTAATAGCCTTCTACTGATCGAAGCTGTTGGCAGAGCTGGCGTTCCCCTTAATGAGATTTTTGAGTCTATTCAACGTGAAGTTGGCTGGGTACACGCGTATGATCGACTGGATTTAAAACTAACCACCAATTTAAACAAAGATCTTGCTATGTCTAGCCTCAGTCAGCTCTCAAATTCGTTTTTGGGGAGGGCAATCAATTCGGTTGAAAGGCGAGATGGCATTAAAATAAATTTAGAGGGCGGGGCCTGGTTGCTTGTGAGGGCTAGTGGAACTGAACCGCTACTTAGAATCTATTGTGAAGCTCAGACTGTGGGTGAGGTCGAACGGATCCTTGACGGGGCTAAGCAATTTTTCAGTACTGTTAGTAACAATTAA